A single Dechloromonas denitrificans DNA region contains:
- a CDS encoding MdtB/MuxB family multidrug efflux RND transporter permease subunit, protein MNPSRLYILRPVATSLLMLAILLAGLVGYRLLPISALPEVEYPTIQISTLYPGASPEVVASSITAPLERQLGQIAGLNQMSSSSSGGASVITLQFSLGLGLDTAQQEVQAAINAASAFLPNDLPMPPVFSKVNPADAPVITLAISSGSLPLPKVEDLVNTRLAQKISRIAGVGLVSIGGGQRPAVRIQANPQALASQGINLEDLRTAIGNANVNMAKGGFDGPIRASTIDSNSQLKSAAEYRELIIAWKNGAPVRLGDVAKLVEGAENDRLAAWADRKPAIILNIQRQPGANVIETVDRIKQLLPQLQASLPATVELRLLTDRTTTIRASVHDVQTELFLAVALVVMVIFVFLRNVPATIIPSVAVPLSLVGTFGVMYLAGFSINNLTLMALTIATGFVVDDAIVMIENIARYIEEGDSPMEAALKGSAQIGFTIISLTFSLIAVLIPLLFMGDVVGRLFREFAITLAVSILISAVVSLTLTPMMCARLLHHVPEDKHGRFFRITGALIDHTIARYAVALRWVLQHQSLTLAVAIGTLVLTVVLYIAIPKGFFPVQDTGLIQGITEATQSVSFSAMASRQQGVVDAILEDPAVDSISSIIGVDGVNTTLNSGRLLISLKPWHERDADDSAIIRRLQSRLADLGGITTYMQPVQDLTIESRVSRTQYQFSVEGTDPAELGAWLHRLQERLKQVPELADVASDWQDEGRQAYVEIDRDNAGRLGITTAAIDNALYNAFGQRLISTIFTQSNLYRVVLEVKPEFRRGLEGLNSLYLVGANGAQVPLASVARISERPALLAINHIGQFPAATVSFNLAPGTSLGEAVKAIRQVQAELDLPPSIAIRFQGAAQAFQSSQSSTLWLIVAAIITMYIVLGVLYESYIHPITILSTLPSAGVGALLALFLCRTDLGIIGIIGIILLIGIVKKNAIMMIDFALEAEREQGKSAEEAIFEACLLRFRPILMTTLAALLGALPLMLGTGVGSELRQPLGITMVGGLIVSQVLTLFTTPVIYLAFDRLAKRVEAWQRQRRTA, encoded by the coding sequence ATGAACCCGTCGCGTCTTTACATCCTGCGCCCGGTCGCCACCTCCTTGTTGATGCTGGCGATCCTGCTCGCCGGTCTGGTCGGTTACCGGCTGTTGCCGATTTCGGCGCTGCCCGAAGTCGAATACCCGACCATCCAGATCTCGACGCTCTATCCGGGCGCCAGCCCGGAGGTTGTCGCCTCGTCGATCACCGCGCCGCTCGAACGCCAGCTCGGCCAGATCGCCGGCCTCAACCAGATGTCGTCGTCGAGTTCCGGCGGCGCTTCGGTCATCACCTTGCAGTTTTCGCTCGGCCTCGGCCTCGACACCGCGCAGCAGGAAGTCCAGGCCGCCATCAACGCGGCGAGCGCCTTCCTGCCCAATGACCTGCCGATGCCGCCGGTGTTCAGCAAGGTCAATCCGGCCGATGCGCCGGTGATCACGCTGGCCATTTCGTCGGGTTCGCTGCCGCTGCCCAAGGTCGAGGATCTGGTCAACACCCGTCTCGCCCAGAAAATATCGCGCATCGCCGGCGTCGGTCTGGTCAGCATCGGCGGTGGCCAGCGCCCGGCTGTCCGCATTCAGGCCAATCCGCAGGCCCTCGCATCGCAGGGCATCAACCTCGAAGACCTGCGCACGGCCATCGGCAACGCTAACGTCAACATGGCCAAGGGCGGCTTTGATGGACCGATTCGCGCCTCGACCATCGATTCGAACAGCCAGCTCAAGTCGGCTGCCGAATACCGCGAGCTGATCATTGCCTGGAAAAACGGTGCCCCGGTCCGCCTCGGCGACGTCGCCAAACTGGTCGAAGGCGCCGAGAACGACCGCCTTGCCGCCTGGGCCGACCGCAAGCCGGCGATCATCCTGAACATCCAGCGCCAGCCCGGCGCCAACGTCATCGAAACGGTCGATCGCATCAAGCAACTGCTGCCGCAATTGCAGGCCTCGCTGCCGGCCACCGTCGAGCTGCGCCTGCTCACCGACCGCACGACGACCATCCGCGCCTCGGTGCATGACGTGCAGACCGAACTCTTCCTTGCCGTCGCACTGGTCGTCATGGTCATCTTCGTTTTCCTGCGCAACGTCCCGGCCACCATCATCCCGAGCGTCGCCGTGCCGCTGTCGCTGGTCGGCACTTTCGGCGTCATGTACCTGGCCGGCTTCTCGATCAACAACCTGACCCTGATGGCGCTGACCATCGCTACCGGCTTCGTCGTCGACGACGCCATCGTGATGATCGAGAACATCGCCCGCTACATCGAGGAGGGCGATTCGCCGATGGAAGCTGCCTTGAAAGGCTCGGCGCAGATCGGCTTCACGATCATCTCGCTGACCTTCTCGCTGATCGCCGTATTGATTCCCCTGCTCTTCATGGGCGACGTGGTCGGCCGCCTGTTCCGCGAATTCGCCATCACGCTGGCCGTCTCGATCCTGATTTCGGCCGTCGTTTCGCTGACCCTGACGCCGATGATGTGCGCCCGCCTGCTCCATCACGTGCCGGAAGACAAGCACGGCCGCTTCTTCCGCATTACCGGCGCCCTCATCGACCACACCATCGCCCGCTACGCCGTGGCCCTGCGCTGGGTGCTGCAACACCAGTCGCTGACGCTGGCCGTCGCCATCGGCACGCTGGTGCTCACCGTCGTGCTCTACATCGCCATTCCCAAGGGCTTCTTCCCGGTGCAGGACACCGGGCTGATCCAGGGCATCACCGAAGCCACCCAGAGCGTCTCTTTTTCGGCGATGGCCAGCCGCCAGCAGGGTGTGGTTGACGCGATCCTCGAAGACCCGGCGGTGGACAGCATTTCATCGATCATCGGCGTCGATGGCGTCAATACCACGTTGAACAGCGGACGCCTGCTGATCAGCCTGAAGCCATGGCACGAACGCGATGCCGATGACTCGGCCATCATCCGTCGCCTGCAATCGAGGCTCGCCGACCTTGGCGGCATCACGACCTACATGCAGCCGGTGCAGGATCTGACCATCGAAAGCCGGGTCAGTCGGACGCAGTATCAGTTCAGCGTCGAGGGCACCGACCCGGCCGAACTGGGCGCCTGGCTCCACCGCCTGCAGGAACGCCTGAAACAGGTGCCGGAACTGGCCGATGTGGCCAGCGACTGGCAGGACGAAGGCCGTCAGGCCTATGTCGAAATCGACCGTGACAATGCCGGCCGGCTGGGCATCACCACCGCAGCAATCGACAACGCACTGTACAACGCCTTCGGCCAACGGCTGATTTCGACCATTTTCACGCAGTCCAACCTTTACCGCGTCGTGCTTGAAGTGAAGCCGGAATTCCGGCGTGGGCTGGAAGGCCTCAACAGCCTCTATCTGGTTGGCGCCAACGGCGCCCAGGTGCCGCTCGCCTCGGTCGCCAGGATCAGCGAGCGCCCGGCCCTGCTGGCCATCAACCACATCGGCCAATTCCCCGCCGCCACGGTGTCCTTCAATCTCGCGCCGGGCACCTCGCTCGGCGAGGCGGTCAAGGCGATTCGCCAGGTACAGGCCGAACTCGATCTGCCGCCCAGCATCGCCATCCGCTTCCAGGGCGCGGCTCAGGCTTTCCAGTCCTCACAGTCCAGCACGCTGTGGCTGATCGTCGCCGCCATCATCACCATGTACATCGTGCTCGGCGTACTTTACGAGAGCTACATCCACCCGATCACCATCCTGTCCACGCTGCCCTCGGCCGGCGTCGGCGCGCTGCTCGCGCTGTTCCTGTGCCGGACCGACCTCGGCATCATCGGCATCATCGGGATCATCCTGCTGATCGGCATCGTCAAGAAGAACGCCATCATGATGATCGACTTCGCCCTTGAAGCCGAACGCGAACAGGGCAAGTCGGCGGAAGAAGCCATCTTCGAAGCCTGCCTGCTGCGCTTCCGGCCCATCCTGATGACCACCCTCGCCGCCCTGCTCGGCGCTCTGCCGCTGATGCTCGGCACCGGCGTTGGCTCCGAACTGCGCCAGCCACTGGGCATCACCATGGTTGGCGGTCTGATCGTCTCGCAGGTGTTGACGCTATTCACGACGCCGGTCATCTACCTCGCCTTCGACCGTCTGGCCAAGCGCGTCGAGGCCTGGCAACGGCAACGGAGAACGGCGTGA
- a CDS encoding MdtA/MuxA family multidrug efflux RND transporter periplasmic adaptor subunit codes for MGIKDKLKIKLTRRARIIALLGSVLVVGGGSAAVHYSRGGDGQASSASSEQKGPGSSRRGDRQGNRPQPVKASAARLGDLDIVVSALGTVTASNTATVKPRVDGQLVRINFREGQLVKAGDLLAEIDPRQYQIQLEQVSGQLTKDEALLAAARVDLERYRNLLSKDSIAKQQVDTQEALVRQYRGVVETDKAQVDNARLQLGFARVTAPAAGRLGLRQVDVGNNVRAADATGLVVITQTQPIHAIFAIPAESVGNVVNRLGSGETLDVEAWDRDGRTLLTTGKLLSVDNQIDVATGTVKLKAEFANRDNSLFPNQFVNIRLKVETRTGSLLLASAAIQRNAQGSFVYVISKEDQTVAPHPVRLGPSNGELIAIENGLSAGDQVVVDGADRLRPGGKVDVLSLDGESPTGNAKAPAGEKTGGKAPRQHQADNGDKPADTAAPPVAGEERRGQRRCAPENIANDPEAAARCERWRQRRAAEGGGAPREGGRRGE; via the coding sequence ATGGGCATCAAGGACAAACTGAAAATCAAACTGACGCGCCGGGCCAGAATCATCGCCCTGCTCGGCAGCGTACTCGTCGTCGGTGGTGGCAGTGCGGCGGTCCACTACAGTCGGGGCGGCGACGGCCAGGCATCATCGGCAAGCAGCGAGCAAAAAGGCCCGGGCAGTTCGCGGCGCGGTGACCGGCAGGGCAACCGCCCGCAGCCGGTAAAGGCGAGCGCAGCCAGGCTCGGCGACCTGGACATTGTCGTCAGTGCCCTGGGAACAGTGACTGCCTCGAACACCGCGACGGTCAAGCCCAGAGTGGATGGTCAGCTCGTCCGGATCAATTTTCGTGAGGGCCAGTTGGTCAAGGCCGGCGATCTACTGGCCGAAATCGATCCGCGGCAGTATCAGATCCAGCTTGAACAGGTCAGCGGCCAGTTGACCAAAGATGAAGCCTTGCTTGCCGCCGCCAGGGTCGATCTCGAACGCTACCGAAACCTGCTGAGCAAGGATTCCATTGCCAAGCAACAGGTCGACACCCAGGAGGCGCTGGTCCGGCAGTATCGTGGCGTCGTCGAGACCGACAAGGCCCAGGTCGACAATGCCCGCCTGCAACTCGGATTCGCCCGGGTGACGGCGCCCGCTGCCGGCCGCCTTGGGCTGCGCCAGGTCGATGTCGGCAACAACGTCCGCGCGGCAGACGCTACCGGCCTCGTGGTCATTACGCAGACGCAGCCGATTCATGCCATTTTCGCCATTCCCGCCGAAAGCGTAGGCAATGTCGTCAACCGGCTGGGTAGCGGCGAAACCCTGGATGTCGAAGCCTGGGACCGCGATGGACGGACGCTGCTGACGACCGGCAAACTGCTCAGCGTCGATAACCAGATCGACGTCGCCACCGGCACCGTCAAGCTGAAAGCCGAGTTCGCCAATCGCGACAACAGTTTATTTCCGAACCAGTTCGTCAATATCCGGCTCAAGGTCGAAACCCGCACCGGTAGCCTGTTGCTGGCCTCGGCGGCGATTCAGCGGAACGCTCAGGGCAGTTTCGTCTATGTGATCAGCAAGGAAGATCAGACGGTCGCCCCGCACCCTGTCCGCCTTGGTCCGTCAAACGGCGAATTGATCGCCATTGAAAATGGCTTGAGCGCCGGCGATCAGGTGGTCGTGGACGGAGCCGATCGCCTTCGGCCCGGGGGCAAGGTCGATGTCCTGAGCCTGGACGGTGAATCGCCAACCGGCAATGCCAAGGCTCCGGCGGGCGAAAAAACTGGCGGCAAGGCGCCACGCCAACACCAGGCAGATAACGGCGACAAGCCAGCGGACACTGCAGCCCCCCCGGTAGCCGGAGAAGAGCGCCGCGGCCAACGCCGCTGTGCCCCGGAAAACATCGCCAACGACCCGGAGGCCGCTGCCCGTTGCGAACGCTGGCGCCAGCGGCGCGCGGCGGAAGGTGGCGGCGCACCGCGCGAAGGCGGACGCCGTGGCGAATAA